In Pyxicephalus adspersus chromosome 10, UCB_Pads_2.0, whole genome shotgun sequence, the DNA window CAGCCAGTGGACGTTGACAGCTGTTCACCGCACAGTTTAGCCTTTCAAAGCTGCACTGACGTCATTCCAAACGTTAACCACGGCCCTGTAATAGACAGTGGTTGGCATGCCAATGCAGCATCTTGTCATTGGATGCTCACAAGTGCAAGCATTTTTGCCCGCTTGTGGGGTATCTGAAATTCACATTTGAGCTTCGAAAAGTTCCAACTCAAAGTCTAAATAATAATATCTGAGAACTGATTCTATTTAGAGCTTATCGGCCACACTAGTATTTACCAAGGCTCTTTGAAAGATAAGAACATATTGAATACTGTTGGTCACTGTACATTACACTACTTTACACCTCTACTAGGTGTTGGTAAGAATAATCAAAATTAAGTATACAGTTGTTAGGAAAAACTCTTCCATTCCTTCAAATTCCTTAAACTCACTGGCTGAGATTTGACCTGGCTGTGTATAAGTGCAAGGATTAGCATACAAAAGTGCATAGGAATACAGGTTTCCAATGTAACATTGCAACACCAAAAACATATTAAGCAGAATACCTACTGAGTATGGAAAGCAGGAAACACACACAGCTACTTCTTTCTTCTTGCATTCATCCGACACTCAGTATGTCTTAAAGATTAGAAGGAGATGTAAGTGCTGTGATCATGGGTGAAATCTTACAAAATGCTGTGACATTCACAAATGTGAACAGATCAGGTAGCTGTCTGTCTCACTTGCTTAACTATGTCAGGTCAAATGCATTATTCAGAACGAGTTAACCATTTACCAAATGACGCTGTCATTCTCTGCAAGTTGTGCTGGCCTTTTAGCTTGAAAAATGGCTGTGATCATTATGTGCTATGTACAACTAAAACAATCAAATGTAACTGAAGAATTTGTTTTGAGCAGCACAgatgaaataaaatgtgtaatgtatAGCTTGTAGCAGAGCTTTTAGTATCGTACAACAACCTATTCATATCTAAGCACAATGCattcatatatacagtaaatgcttAGCTGATGGAATGTTCTCTCTTTTTGAAACGTTAAAGCcaatctaaaccccaaaacacaGATGTAATATATGTCAtcctacagttttttttccaggtgtAACATATTTCTTGTCCCTGGGTGGCTATGCTGATTCATAGCCATTGTTGTCATCTGGGCTTACACTTGGCTGCTCACAGTAAAACacaaggacactgcatttcttGCAGAGTGCACTAACTGACCTACCTATTACTACTTCTATCACTACCTATTCGTTCTTGGGTTTAGTAGGTGGGTTTGCATGCACAGGTACACTGCTATAAAAAAAGCTTGACCTTATTAATCATTCATATTTCACCTTTTATTGTTctaggttacaaaaaaaaaaaaacaagtgacttGTATAGTGGAGAAGACATTAAAATTACGTGTTCAGTGGCAAGCCAGTGGAAACAAATGTTGAACAGTGTGTTAACTGTGGGAaaattttaaggattttttccatgttatttttctattttgctgtTATTTGCATACAATCGCTTTTTATCACAtgataaaaattttattaaaagtgtatcTATTAAATGACTTTGCAGGGTGTCCATTGTTCTCTGTTAAAGAATCCCACCATTAGATGCCTATTCTAAATCCAACTAAAAATCCAACCAGGTCTGGGTAACTTGACTTCATTTTGTTCTGAAGAGAATGCCAAACATCAGCTGCTTACTTCTGGTTGTCTCAATTCAAATGAAAATCAATATAAGATTATATACAGTACAAAGAGGATGGATGTACTCTTCCTCTGATCACTAAACTGTGTGAATAATTTGAGCTCCTACTATGTTACTATTATTTTGTAAAGAGAAAGCCTAATACTAGGTGCTTACTTTTTAATGTCCCAatctaacaaaaaatatacagagaggccatctagatcagcggtcaccaactggtggtccttGGCTCTGGACGGTCCTTCTCTTGATCCCGCTAGGGGGCACACTGGCCATAGCCACTGACCATGTCCCCCCTACGGATATCAGGCTCAgagtggtgggtgggttgtgtctctggacacaaccgtCCACtctccatcgcaggctcagacctgcgatgggagagtgtgcgggttctggcatcatgacgtcactctggaggaagcaTCTTCTCCTttcagtgacacatggctccccatgcatgcgtggTCTAGAGTCCATAagattagtggtctgtgagctccagaaggttggtgaccactgatataGACCATGCTAAATTAAGGAGGTGCATTCTTCCTATGCTCATTTACCTTTGATGGGTTTGATCCAAACATTTGCTGCATACTTCTCTTTATcctaacacaaataaaaataccgAAAGGCCATTTATGTTTAGAAAAAGGGAACATTGTGGTGCTTACTCAGCTTTGTGTGTAATTTGAGCTTCTGCAGTTGGAGTTTTTTAAGCTTTCAGCAGCAAAGAAATAAATTCAGTTTGGTAACTGCAGTAAAAATAGGGATTGAAAAGGGAATAAAAACATCTTTACATTGCCACATTATTATATAAACTACTTTTTCTTTCTCGTCCATATGAGACTTTTATCCATAatctcatatttatttttatatatattggtttaCATAATTTTCACAATAAAACTGATTTCAATATACATTGGGGTGCTTTATTAACATATCAATGAGAGTCTTTTGTACACCATGTTCCTTgtatttgttgcatttaaaatatttcctatagAATGTCTGCATACATTTGTAACACTGTTAAAACTTTAGTGTTTGGGGATATTTGGAGAGTATCTGTAGATTAAGGTGTAAGCTGCTTTGCTCCGTTATGTTTAATTTGTAAAAGTGATATGTGTAAAAAAGTCAGCCTGTTTGGGGTGAAACCCGTTAGAGCAGGTGGACCCTCTGTGAGGATTCACCAAGTTCTGAGGGGACTGCTGCTCAGTGCCCTACTACACGTGCTTTACATACTTATTATTGTTCATATTCTATCTTGTTTACACATATTCCAGCTTAAAGATgaactgaaaactggcaaaaaaaaaatatacacttacctttaatcccacagggcagtccgatccattcaaaggtgtcttgcatcaggtcctgccCTGTCCTGACATCCGTCCTTGAGCCAGTGCCctgggctccgccatcttctcctcttcttcctggttcttaaTCCttcgtcacccgacccaggcacaagatcgggtgacataggataaaaaaaaaatttgccaatctcactacacattcgtgagatcggcaaatttttgtgtttgtacaaaaaggctcctttgcacatgtccgagatgctCGGGTttatgcagaaggagcacccaagtgcctgtgcccccattcattctcgatcgcctagggggtggtgctgcaccctttttttttttaaaaaaatgggttttgaacaACAGAAAcaacagaatgtttactttacataaaagggttgtctacccattcatgtaaagtgaaattgtttagtttaagtacgctttaagttAGGTGAACTTTTGTTTTCGGAGAAACGCGATAGAAATAGAAATCAAGACGTTCTTGTTTTAAACAAACTGGATTGCAGCTTTTTTGTATAATGACTTTTTTCAGAGGCATGTATCTTGTTAACTAAACCAATATTAATTTCAATAATAAAGATGAGGTCAAAAGTTACGTTGTCACCTACTTCTGAATAAAGTATCCATATGTACACAAAAGCATCCTATTTGTTGAAACgcaaaaaactttgttttacctatagcataaaaggaaaatatagtaTTGTCTATAATGTGAAACAAGGTGTGATATCAAATGTATTCTTACAGGGTATGGTCAGGCCTTTCTGCAAGCTTCAAAGCCTCATGCATCCCTGCAGCTGACAGCTTCCTGTTGATATTTCTGTACCTGCATTGTAACAGATTGCGATATGTTGTCCTTAGGTCTCTGTTAAAAAAGGCATAAATGAAAGGGTTTATAAGAGAGTTTGCATATCCCAACCATAAAAATGTTCTCTCCATCCATAATGGAATACAGCTGCATTCCGTCCCACAGATAAAAGGTCTGGCCgttgacaatataaaaaaaggtagcCAGCAAACAGTGAAAGCCCCAACGATAATTCCGAGGGTGGTAGCCGCTTTTTGTTcccttttaaaaatagaaatgttttttctgtcatttttcagGAGTCTTGATAGATTGGCACATTCTTCAGATTCTTTATACATTTTGACAACTCCATTTGCAGTGATCATCCCCTCACTTTCCTCTGATCGGGGGAACCCTGTAAACTTGTGTTTGGCTGCGCTCCTTTTAGCGGCTTTGAATATTCTATAGTACATAAATAGCATTACCGACATGGGAATGTAAAAGGCAACAGCTGTAGAATAAATGGTGTAGCCAAAATCTTGACTAATTAAACAGACGTTGTCATCGTTGACATTCTGTGCCCAACCGAACAGAGGAGGCAATGTGATTGATGCAGATAGGAGCCAAACACACAGGATCATTTTGGCCATGCATTTCCCATTCTGCCTTACGGGATAGGTTAGAGGTCGGGTAATTCCCAGATAtctgaaaacaaacagaaaatgtaatttgagTAAAAATTCAATgtctaaaaaaaactgctgcccATAGCAACTTATTTGATATTtaatgttttggtatttttttagcCCTGAATAATTCTGCTTATTTCTTTAGCATGTACAAAAACAACAGGatcattttaatcattttctaTGAGAAGAACATTCAGCTTGTTatactttattaaacaaaatagattttattacAGATACCAACAACACAATAATTAGATTATTGCTACATTTTGCAGCTTCTATATGGAATCTGTAATCTTTGCAATGTTTTTAGATATGCTCATATAAGTGATCAATGTGTCTCATCGACCTGAGTTATTCAATTTGTTTCTGTGTATAATTACtaattaaatatgtattgtatatggGGGAAAAATGGCTCAGAATGAGCTATGTCCATCAAATACAACCACCTTTTTCTACTTTATTGACCAGACTACAAAAAGAATCAAGATTTATGGTGCTGCTTTAGTGGTGG includes these proteins:
- the HTR7 gene encoding 5-hydroxytryptamine receptor 7 isoform X2; amino-acid sequence: MVILINNSNLYSDIRSYVIEDLEDLSTSRMISGSLNPPLLKIVQDATTISPMPTSNFLSENDTQCGEQILNYGHIEKLVIGAILSLITLLTIAGNCLVVISVCFVKKLRQPSNYLIVSLALADLSVAIAVMPFVSVTDLIGGKWIFGHFFCNVFIAMDVMCCTASIMTLCVISIDRYLGITRPLTYPVRQNGKCMAKMILCVWLLSASITLPPLFGWAQNVNDDNVCLISQDFGYTIYSTAVAFYIPMSVMLFMYYRIFKAAKRSAAKHKFTGFPRSEESEGMITANGVVKMYKESEECANLSRLLKNDRKNISIFKREQKAATTLGIIVGAFTVCWLPFFILSTARPFICGTECSCIPLWMERTFLWLGYANSLINPFIYAFFNRDLRTTYRNLLQCRYRNINRKLSAAGMHEALKLAERPDHTLHTECRMNARRKK
- the HTR7 gene encoding 5-hydroxytryptamine receptor 7 isoform X1, which translates into the protein MVILINNSNLYSDIRSYVIEDLEDLSTSRMISGSLNPPLLKIVQDATTISPMPTSNFLSENDTQCGEQILNYGHIEKLVIGAILSLITLLTIAGNCLVVISVCFVKKLRQPSNYLIVSLALADLSVAIAVMPFVSVTDLIGGKWIFGHFFCNVFIAMDVMCCTASIMTLCVISIDRYLGITRPLTYPVRQNGKCMAKMILCVWLLSASITLPPLFGWAQNVNDDNVCLISQDFGYTIYSTAVAFYIPMSVMLFMYYRIFKAAKRSAAKHKFTGFPRSEESEGMITANGVVKMYKESEECANLSRLLKNDRKNISIFKREQKAATTLGIIVGAFTVCWLPFFILSTARPFICGTECSCIPLWMERTFLWLGYANSLINPFIYAFFNRDLRTTYRNLLQCRYRNINRKLSAAGMHEALKLAERPDHTLKNCSREDLLQEQFISRLRS